The following proteins come from a genomic window of Lycium ferocissimum isolate CSIRO_LF1 chromosome 4, AGI_CSIRO_Lferr_CH_V1, whole genome shotgun sequence:
- the LOC132052812 gene encoding probable serine/threonine-protein kinase PBL7, whose protein sequence is MGCFPCSGDGDTSVKKPEKKIFQTNNHQYKRVDKSQPKQDTPVASQFKYVKNEEAKIANQSTSRKDGGYSNIPQNEEAKLSKRSTSRKDGGHSNIPPADGKTGGAKAQRFKFDQLIAATEDFKEDYFLGEGGFGKVYKGHLEDTGEIVAIKQLDPNGCQGVREFVVEVQTLSKADHPNLVKLIGCCAEGEQRLLVYEYMALGSLEDHLFDAWPNQKPLDWNIRMKIAAGAARGLEYLHDKMKPPIIYRDLKCSNILLNEGFHPKLSDFGLAKVGPSGDKTHVSTRVMGTYGYCAPDYAMTGQLTFKSDIYSFGVVLLEIITGRRAIDYTKSAAEQNLVAWARPLFKDRKKFYKMADPALDGHYPIRSLYQALAIAAMCVQEQPNMRPPIVDIVTALNYLASLKYDPEIEPPIRKSSKSSSQKSRKDEEETW, encoded by the exons aTACACCAGTGGCTAGTCAATTTAAATATGTGAAGAATGAAGAGGCTAAAATTGCAAACCAATCTACGTCTAGGAAAGATGGAGGTTATAGTAACATCCCTCAGAATGAAGAGGCTAAACTTTCAAAGCGATCTACGTCTAGGAAAGATGGGGGTCATAGTAACATCCCTCCTGCAGATGGAAAAACAGGTGGCGCTAAGGCACAGAGGTTTAAATTCGATCAATTAATAGCTGCAACAGAAGATTTCAAGGAAGATTACTTCTTGGGAGAAGGAGGTTTTGGCAAAGTATATAAAGGTCATTTGGAGGATACTGGTGAG ATCGTTGCAATCAAACAACTCGATCCCAATGGATGTCAAGGAGTTAGGGAATTTGTTGTTGAAGTACAGACACTAAGTAAGGCTGATCACCCTAATCTTGTTAAACTAATTGGTTGTTGTGCTGAGGGAGAACAGAGGCTGTTGGTCTACGAGTACATGGCTCTTGGTTCATTGGAAGACCATTTGTTTG ATGCCTGGCCAAATCAAAAACCTCTTGATTGGAACATTAGAATGAAGATAGCTGCAGGTGCTGCAAGAGGCCTGGAATATTTACATGACAAGATGAAACCTCCTATTATTTATCGCGATCTGAAATGCTCCAATATTCTGCTTAATGAGGGCTTCCACCCAAAGTTATCTGATTTTGGCTTGGCTAAAGTGGGTCCTAGCGGAGACAAGACTCATGTTTCCACCAGAGTGATGGGCACATATGGATACTGTGCACCAGATTATGCTATGACTGGCCAACTAACGTTCAAATCAGATATCTACAGCTTTGGAGTTGTTCTTCTGGAGATAATCACAGGCAGGAGAGCGATTGACTATACAAAATCTGCCGCTGAGCAAAACCTGGTTGCATGG GCAAGACCATTATTCAAAGACAGGAAGAAATTCTACAAGATGGCAGATCCAGCACTTGATGGTCACTATCCAATTAGGAGCTTATACCAAGCTCTTGCAATTGCTGCAATGTGTGTCCAGGAGCAACCTAATATGCGCCCTCCAATTGTTGATATCGTCACTGCTTTGAACTACCTTGCCTCCTTAAAGTATGACCCTGAAATCGAGCCTCCTATCCGGAAGTCATCCAAAAGTTCTTCTCAGAAATctagaaaagatgaagaagaaaccTGGTGA